In Macadamia integrifolia cultivar HAES 741 chromosome 5, SCU_Mint_v3, whole genome shotgun sequence, a single window of DNA contains:
- the LOC122079262 gene encoding uncharacterized protein LOC122079262: MSGTWERESCSSGLISSHISLSVFLHLPRIAQRSSLRTRMRVWQMKYRDYKAFLEEETTCTPLGFDGPMCLWRSILRSGGYIMAYARPFLPRMEGSSPWRAKSIPTSRKLHNRMH; the protein is encoded by the exons ATGTCTGgtacctgggagagagagtcatgcTCCAGTGGTCTAATCTCCagtcacatctctctctctgtcttcctccacctaccacgcattgcccagagatcatccttGCGGACGAGAATGAGAGTTTGGCAGATGAAGTATAGGGACTACaaagccttcctggaggaggagacaacatgcacccctcttggttttgatggtccaatg TGTCTCTGGAGGTCTATTCTAAGATCAGGAGGATACATTATGGCTTATGCAAGACCATttttgccaag GATGGAAGGATCgtcgccttggagagccaagtcaatTCCTACAAGCAGGAAATTGCACaacaggatgcactga